Sequence from the Kineosporia succinea genome:
GGTTCGGCGCGGGGGCCGTCCGGCCCGCCAGTCTGGTGGCACAACCCGCCATGACAGGAGACACTGCCCAGCAGCGCCATGCCCCCCGTTCCGGCGACGGCCGTCACCCCCTCCGGTATCAAGCCCCACAGCCGTATGGCCGAGAATGGGGAGACCATCCGGGTGGCACAGCCGATCGGCTTTCGCGGTAGGCGTGCGCGACCTATTCTGTGACCATCGCCGGAACGCATGTGGAACGACCGGTGTGACCGTCAGGAGGTCGAAGTGCCGCTCTCCGATAACGAGCAGCGTCTGCTTGAGCAGATGGAGCGCGCGCTCTATGCCGAGGATCCGAAGTTCGCCTCGGCAATGCGTGGCGCCAACCGACGGCCAGGGGCCGGCCGGCGGCTTGCTATTGGGGGCACGGGTATCGTGCTCGGGCTCGTAGTGCTCGTCTTTGGCGTGGCCAACAACAACATCCCGGTCGGGGTGCTCGGCTTCGTCTGCATGCTGGGTGGCACGGCGTATGCCGTCTCCAGTAAGCGCAGAGGGCCAGTAGGCGTTGTCAATGCGGCCGGAACCGTCCGTCCCCCCGCGAAGCGCAACCGCAACAAGGGCAGTTTCATGCAACGCATGGAGCAGCGCTGGGATCGGCGTCGCGACGAACGCTGATCAGATCCGCAGCACGGCATGAAAGATGCTTGATAGCAAAGGGCCCCTCGACCTGGCTCGGTCGCAGGGGCCGACAAGCTCAATGCAGGGTTCATGTAGGCGGTACCGCACGAGTGCGGCGCCGCCTAGTGCTGTTTGCTGCTCGGTGAGCTCCGGTGCCCGGCCCGCCCTGTCACCGGGGTGGTCCGGGCACGATCACCCCTGCTTGCAGACGACGTGCGCACCGATCGCGGGTCGGTCACCTCACACACGTGCCCCGATCCGGAAACCCCGGGCAACCTGCGAACCAGAGCAATCCAGAACCTCCTCAGTCGTCCACACACCACGAGAAGGGCTCCCCGGGAAACCGGGGAGCCCTTCTCGTGCGTACGTGGGAATCAGCTCCGGCCGCTACCGGCCTTGTCCCGCCGACCAGGCCGACCGGATTGACCAGGCCGACCGGATTGACCAGACCGACCGGAACGGTCGGCAGGCCCCGGCTCGTCACCGGGGGTCGCCGCGGTGTCCGGGACGTCGTCGCCCTCGGCCCCTCTCCGCCGGACCCGGGACGTGATCCAGGCGCCCAGCCCGGTGAGGGCCGTGATGCCCGACGCCGGCCACAGCTTCGCCTGCCAGCGGGTGCGACTCGACTTCTGCACCGCCACTGCCCCCACGACCAGCGCCACGTCCTGGCGGCGTTCGGCGGCACCCCGGCCCGGTTCGGTCGTGGGCGGCGCGTAGAAGGCGTCTTCCAGTTCCTCGACCAGCCGGTCGAGCGCCTCCGCCTGCTCGGGGGTGAGCTCGTAGTCGTCGTTCAGGCGCTGCCGTACTGCTCGCGGGGTCCAGGACGCCGCCCAGCGCACCCCCAGGTCGCTCAGCCCGAGCCGCAGGTCGTCCCAGGCGGCGGCCGCCAGCCCGGGAGGAGTGGTGGCCTGCCGCCAGCGGTGCCGGGCGGCGATCCCGGCGGCCAGGCGCGGCAGGGCCAGGCCGAGCAGGACGACCAGGAGCACGAGCACCGGCTGCCACGGCACCGACAGACCGCCGGACGACTGTGCGCCCGCCGCCTGCTCCTGCTCCTGCGTGGCCTCCGCCTCGGCGGTACTGCTGGCGCCGTCCTCGCTGGTGTCGGGGGCGGTGGTGGTGCTGGTCTCGTCGTCGGGGCTGCTGCTGTCGTTGCCGGTGTCCGGGAGCGTCCAGTCCGGCGCCGCCTGGCCGCTGCGCGGGGTCGGCTCGAAACGCACCCAGCCGACGTTGTTGAAGTACAGCTCGGGCCAGGCGTGGGCGTCGCGCGAGGAGATGATGCGCGTGTTCTCGGCCTGCAGGGTGCCGGGCAGGAAGCCGACGGCGACCCGGGCCGGGATGCCGAGCTGACGCGCCATCACGGCCATGGTGGAGGCGTAGTGCACGCAGTACCCCTCCTTCTGCCGGAGGAAGTCGACGATGGCCTGGGCACTGCCGTCGCCCCCCTCGGACTCGGGGGCCTGCGTGTTGTAGACGAACCCGCCGCCGGTGCGGAAGAACTCCTGCAGCCGCACGGCCTTCTCGTAGTTGTTGCCGTTGCCGGCCTCGCGGCGGGCGGTCTCCTCGATCACTGCGGGCATGTCGTCGGGCAGCTGCGTGTACTTCTCGACGATGTCGTCGGGCGGCGTGGTGGCCCCGGCCAGCTGGTCGGCGGTCGGCGTGACGTTGAGGAAGTCGACCGTGTACTGAACCTGCGTGGTGTCGACCTTGTTGCCGATGACGTTCAGGGTCTCGGGGTCGTAGAGCCACTCGCCGTCGAGCCCGGTGACCGAGCGGGCGGGATAGGGCAGCGGCAGGTAGGTCTCGCGCAGCCGGTAGATCTCGATGCTGCTGGACTCGTCGCTGGTCTGCACGGCCGAGGTCAGGCCGGGCGCCTGCGGCATGCCCTCGCTGATGTTGTTGGAGCGCGGGATCTTCTTGCCGCTCGGCTTCCAGGTCTTGCCGTCGTACTCGTCGTCGGTGACGATCCGCAGCGGTTCCGGGTCGGAGACCGTGGTGGTGTAGGCCAGCAGCTCGGTGTCGACCGGGTCGTTCAGGTCGCGGCGCATGTCGAGGATCGGGTTGATCCGGGTGATCACGGTCCCGCCGTTGCCGCCGTCCCCGTCGCCCGAGCCGCCCAGCAGCTGGTTGTCGAGGCCCGGCACCACGGCCGGCACGGCCACGGCCACCGCGACCGCGGCCAGCGCCACCCGGCGCCCGCCCCGGGCCAGGCCGGTGTCACCCGCCGGCCGGGCGTCGCGCTGCCCGGCCGAGGCCAGCACCCGGCCCCAGGCCCGCACCCGGTCGCCCGCGTCGGCCGACAGCAGCAGCAGGAAGGAGGCCGCCGCGGCGAAGAACAGGTACCAGGGCAATCCGTCGTCGAGCAGGGCGGCGGGCACGCAGTACATCGCCAGCAGGGGCAGCCCGGCCAGCGCGGGCTGACGGAACGAGGTGGCCAGGATGTCGACGGCCAGCGCCACGATCCCGGTGCCGCCGGCGGCCAGCAGCACGATGCCGCGGTCGGCGTCGACCGGCGGCGACTGGCTCTGGGTGGTCTGCAGCCCGGCCTGCACCAGGTCGGCCAGCAGACGCACCGCACCGGGCGGGTCGGCGATCTCACCGCGGGCGAACAGCACCACGATCGCCAGGAACAGCATCACGGCCTGCAGGCCGATCACGGCCGGCCACCAGCCCCGGGCCAGCTGACGCGCGACGATGCCGGTCACCATCACGGTCAGCACCATGATGGCCGCGGCGAACAGCCAGGTCGTGCCCTTGATCAGGGGGGCGAGGGTGAGGGCGGCGACCAGCGCGGCCACCGCCGCCGTCACCGCCATCCGCTCGTCGGAGCCGTTGGTCATGAAGCAAACCGCCCGAAGCCGTCCGGAGAACCGTTGTGACCATTAGTAGACGCCGAAGCTGTGGCCGGCGGCACCACCTGGGCTCCACCGTCGAGCGCCGGCCCGGCCGCACCGCTCCAGACATCGCTGATCGTCTGCCGCGGGCCCGCCTCGACCACGGCCCAACCGCCCTCGCGCATCAGCGCGACCAGCCGCTGCCGGCCGGCGACGGAGCCGCGCGCCGCGTTCGGTGACCACTCCGGCGTGTCCAGCAGCACCGCGATCCCGGCGCGCCCGGCCAGCCCGAGTTCCCCGAGCCGCAGCGCCGTGGACTCGTCGATGTCACCCAGCACCGCGATCACCAGACCGCCCGCGCCGGCCCGGTGCAGCACGCCGATCGCCTCGTCGAGCACGTCGTCGTCGCCGGTCTGCACCACCGCGAGCCGCTCGAGCAGTTCGCCCGAGGCCTCGCCGGAGTGCGGGTTCGACCAGACGGCGGGGGAGCCGTCCATGACCAGCCGGATGCCGTGCTTCTCCTCGGCGAAGTGCACGGCGATCGAGGCGGCGGCGCTGACCGCCCACTCGAACGAGGACGAGGGCCCCTCGCCGCGGTGGGCGCGGGCCCGGGTGTCGAGCAGCACCGTGGCGCGCATCTGGCGGGGCTGTTCCTCGCGTCGCACCATCAGCTCGCCGCGCTTGGCGGTGGAGGCCCAGTGCACCCGGCGCAGGTCGTCGCCCTCCCGGTACTCCCGGGTGGCCACGTCGTCCTCACCGCTGACAGCCGCCGCGCGGGCCAGCGAGTCGCCCGACCCGCCCCAGGTGCCGCCCGCGGTCAGGGGAACCAGCGGGTGCAGCCGGGGTACCACGACCACGTGGTCGTTGCCGGTGAACGAGCGGGTCAGCTCGCACATCCCGAACGGGTCGGTGACGCGCAGCCGCAGCGGCCCGATCGGGTACTTGCCCCGCATGGACGCGGTGAGGGAGTAGGTGACGGCGGCGCGCTGGCCGCCGGGCATCCGGTCGAGCACGAACCGGGGCGGCGCGCCGAGCGCGGGCGGCACCCGGTCCTCGGCCAGCAGCACCCGGGTGCGCAGCGAGGCCAGGTTCTGCAGTTCCAGGCGCACCCGCATCGGGCTGCCGACCGAGACCCGCGGTGGGGTCGTGGTGCGGGTCAGCCCGATCCGGTAGTGCGCCCGGGTCAGCATGTAGACGCAGGCGAGGGGCAGTACGAGCAGCAGCACGGCGATGCGCAGGAGGTCCTGCCGGCCGAGCACGACCGCGCAGATGCCGGACGCGACCCCCGCCGAGAGGAAGGAGCGCCCCCGGGTGGTGAGGCCGGACAGCGCCGCGCGGGCCCGGGAGAGCGCGGAGGTCACGCCGGCCAGGACCCGTTGCTCGAGGTCGCGACCCGCGGGGCGGGCACCGGCACCTGGCCGAGGATCGAGGTCAGCACGTCGGCGGGGGAGCGGCGGGCCAGCTGGGCCTCGGCGCTCGGCATCAGCCGGTGCGCCAGCACCAGCGGGGCGAGTGCCTGCACGTCGTCGGGGATGACGTGGCCGCGGCCACTGATCGCGGCCCGGGCCTTGGAGGCCCGCAGCAGGTGCAGGGCCGAGCGCGGGGAGGCGCCCAGGCGCAGCTCCGGGGTGGAGCGGGTGGCCCGCACCAGGTTGACCACGTACTCCTTGATGCCGTCGGCCGCGTACACCGCGCGGGCCACGGCGATCAGGGAGCGCACGGTGTTGGCGTCGCAGGCCGGGCGCAGACCGGCGAGCGGGTCGTGCTCACCGTGGTGCCCGAGCATGTCGAGCTCGGCGTTGGCCGACGGGTAGCCCATCGACACCCGGGCCATGAACCGGTCGCGCTGCGCCTCGGGGAGCGGGAAGGTCCCCTCCATCTCCACCGGGTTCTGCGTGGCGACCACGATGAACGGGGACTCCAGCCGGTGGGTCACGCCGTCGACGGTGACCTGGTGCTCCTCCATGCACTCGAGGAGGGCGGACTGGGTCTTCGGGCTGGCCCGGTTGATCTCGTCGCCGACCACGATGTTCGCGAAGATCGCACCCGGCTTGAACTCGAACTCGTGCCGTTCCTGCCGGTAGATGCTGACGCCGGTGACGTCGCTGGGCAGCAGGTCGGGGGTGAACTGGATGCGGCGCACCGTGCAGTCGACAGCGCGGCCCATCGCCTTGGCCAGCATGGTCTTGCCGACGCCGGGGACGTCCTCCACCAGGAGGTGCCCCTCGGCCAGCAGCACCGTCACCGCGAGGTCGACCACCTCGGGCTTGCCCTCGATGACCGACTCGATCGCTGACTTGATAGCTCCGGTCACGCCCGCTAGGTACTCGAGCTCGCGCGGGCCGGCCATGGTCGTCACGTGTGCAGCCTCCGTGCCTCCGGACCTTCTCGGCCCGGGGGTGCCTGTCGTCCGGGTGTCCCGGCAGAAGTCGTGCGTTGATGAGTGCAGTGCTTGGTGCCGATCAGTCTCTCAAACGCTGAAGCATCATGCAGCGCCCCGCAGGACGGCCGGAAGCAGCCGGCGGCGCCCCACTCCGACCCACTCTTCCGGCCCAGCGGGGCAATGGTCGGTTAAGAGCCGATTGAGGACGTACGGGTGGCCACTTTCGGTGATGTGACCCGCGTCCCAGCGTGATCGCCCCCACACCTCTCCACCGGATGCCCCCACCTTCCCCCACCCGGGGGCGTCCCGGGCTCCCCGCGTCCTCCACTTTGCTCCCCGGACGCTCCCCGAAGCGCCCCCAACGCTCCCCGAAGGGGGCAAAAGCCCAAACGGGCAACGCTGTCAAGCCTGTGGACGACACCCGGACGCAAAGTGTCACCACCGCCCACTGCGACCTCCTGACCTGCGCGTTCGTGCAAGTCACGGTTGTGGAATCCGCCGTTCCGCCATTGCGTGTGGGGGGAAGTGGAGTAATGTGGAGGCCACTGGAGCGGAGAGGAGTTTCACGGATGACGCCTCACGCTCCAGCTGTTCTGAATAGGGAGGGGCGAGGGGAGGGGACCGGCGATGTTCCTCGGTACCCACACACCTCGTCTCGACGACAAGGGCCGGCTGATCCTTCCGGCCAAGTTCCGCGAGCAACTGGAGGAGGGGGTGATCGTGACCAGGGGTCAGGAGCGGTGTCTCTACGTGTTCCCGGTCGACGAGTTCTCCCGCATCTCCGAACAGTTGCGTCAGGCGCCGGTCACCAGCAAGCAGGCGCGCGACTACCTTCGGGTGTTCCTCTCCGGGGCGTCCGACGAGGCGGTCGACAAACAGGGGCGGGTCACCATCCCGGCCCTGTTGCGCACCTATGCCGGTCTGAACCGCGACTGTGCCGTCATCGGCGCCGGTCAGCGGATCGAGATCTGGGACCTGGCGGCGTGGGAGTCGTACTTGCAGGAGCAGGAACAGGCGTTCGCCGAGCAGGCCGAGGAAGTTGTCCCCGGGCTGTTCTGATGCAGACGCCACCACCCCGCAGGAGCACCACGACGACCGACCGTCCGGCCGCTTCCCCAGCCGGCTCTCCGCACGCCCCACTGTCCCGACGACTCGCCGAACCCACGCCGCACCGGCGGACGCAGGTCCGCCCGGCATCCGACCCTGCACCGGCCCCGGCCGGGTAGACCCGAGAACGGACGACGAACCCAGATCCCGAGCATCCCGGTGCCAACCTCACGGCCGATCCGATTCGCCGACGATGAGGTCTCCAGCCGCCCGAGGCGTCCTGACACACCTTCCCCGGTGTCAGGCCGCAGTTCGGTCGGAGCGGATGGAGACCTGATCGGCGGACGTCGGACGGCCGTGTCCGCGCCCGGGGTTCCTCGGGCGGGCCGGTCGTCGGCCTCCGGGGAGCCGGATCACCGAGTCCGTCACGGAATGCGGTCAGCGAGAACCCGTCCAGTGAGAACAGCAAGCCCCAGTGGCTTCCCTGCCCAGAAGTCCACCCGCGCGCCGGTCGCCCCCCGGCCGCGCCGCACCCCCGAGGGGAGGTCGCGATGACCAGCCCTGACAGCCGTCAGGCCCGCCCGGCCGACACCGCCGAGGCCCACGAACGCCACATCACCGTCATGCGCGACCGGTGCGTCGAGCTCCTGGCCCCCGCTCTCGACAAGCCCGGATCGGTCGTGGTCGACGCCACGCTCGGGATGGGCGGTCACAGCGAGGCCCTGCTCACCGCCTGTCCGCAGGCCACCCTGGTCGGCATCGACCGCGACCCGCAGGCCCTGGAGCTGGCCGGCCGCCGGCTGGCCGGTTTCGGCGACCGGGTGCGCCTCGTGCACGCCGTCTACGACGAGATCCCCGAGGTCCTCGACGAGCTCGGCCTGCACCGGGCCGACGGCGTGATGATGGACCTCGGCGTCTCCTCCCTGCAGCTCGACGAGGTGGAGCGGGGCTTCGCCTACTCCGTCGACGCACCGCTCGACATGCGCATGGACCAGACGACCGGCACACCCGCGTCCGAGATCCTCAACACCTACAGCGCCGGCGACCTGGTCCGGATCCTGCGCGACTACGGCGAGGAGCGCTTCGCCAAGAAGATTGTCTCGGCCATCGTGCGGGAACGGGAGGTGACCCCGTTCACCACCAGCGCCCGGCTGGTCGACCTGGTGCGGGACAACGTCCCGGCCGCCACCCGCCGCACCGGTGGCAACCCGGCCAAGCGCACCTTCCAGGCGCTGCGCATCGAGGTCAACGCCGAGCTCGAGGTGCTGCAGCGGGCCGTGCCCGCGGCGGTGGACGCGCTCGCCGTCGGCGGGCGCATCGCCGTGCTCACCTTCCAGTCGCTGGAGGACCGGATCGTGAAGCGGGTCTTCGCCGACCAGGTGCGCAGCACCACGCCGCCCGGCCTGCCGGTCGAGCTGGAGGGTCACTCGCCCCGTATGCGTCTGCTGACCCGCGGGGCCGAGTTACCCCCGGAGTCGGAGATGGAGCAGAACCCGCGCGCCGCCTCGGCGAAACTGCGCGCGGCCGAACGGATCCGGGAAGCCCACGGGGGTACCACCACGAGGCGGCGCGCCGGCGACCGCCGGGCACGAGGAGGGGATGCGGCATGAGCACGAGCACCGCGACCGCAAGGGTTGCACCGGAATCGGTTCCGTCCGGCCCGAACGCCCGGCCGAACCTCCGGCAACCCGCCCGGCCGCCGCTCCGTGCCGCCCGTCCGCGTCTGCGGGTCGTGCCCGCGCCCCGGCGGTCCAAGACCGGCCTGGCGGTGCTGTGCGTCGCCCTGCTCGGCGCCGGTCTCCTGGCCCTGCTCCTGCTCAACATCAGCATCGGCAAGGGTGCCTACGAACTCAGCGACCTGCAGACCCAGCAGCGTGAACTCGCCGAGCAGCGGCAGGCTCTCAGTGAGCAGGTCGAGGCCGAGGGGGCGCCCGGGCGGCTCGCCGCGAAGGCGAAGAAGCTGGGGATGGTCCCGGCCAAGAACCCGGCCTTCATCGATCCCGAGGACGGCACGGTGAAGGGCGAGCCGGAGGCGGCCGACGCCCCGGCGCCCGAGGAGACCTCGAAGAAGCCTGCGACGAAGGTCGACTCGTCGCGATGAGCTCGCGTGGTGGTGGCGCCGCCGCCCGGTCGGGGGCCGGGTACCCGCGGCGCCCCACCACCGGCTCGGAGCCGAAACCAGTCAGGAAGTCCGTGCCCGGTGCGTCCGGCACGTCCGGAACCGTGTCGGGAAGTGCCAGGAACGCCATGCGTGGGGATGCAGCCCAGGCCCGCCAGCAGCCGGGACGTCAGCCGTCGGGACGCCCGCAGCCGGGCCGTCAGCAACCGGGTCGTCAGCAGCCCGCCCGTCAGCCGGCGGCGCGCAAGACGGAACCGGCGCGCAAGACGGAACCGGCGCGCAAGACGGAACCGGCGCGCAAGACGGAACCGGCCCGCAAGACGGAACCGGCCCGCAAGACGGAACCGGCCCGCAGGACCGGGGCGGCCCGCACGGGGGAACCGGCCCGCAAGCCGGCTCCCCGCCGGGGCGCCGGAAAACCGGTGCCCGGCAACCCGACCCGGACCGGCGCGTCCGCCAAGGCCCGTCAGCTCGCGCCCCGCAACCCTGCTGCCCGCAAGCCGGTCGGCCGTAAACCGGTCAGCCGTAAACCCGCGCCCCGCAAGCCGGTCCGCAAGGCCGCCCGCACCCTGACCCGCTCGGCCCTCGGCCCGGCGGTGCGCACCGCGCGCACCCAGGCGCGACGCCGCCCGGGTGGTCGCGGACCGGGTGGTCCCGGTGGCCCGCGGCGTCCTCTGCTCGGCCCGCCCCGCGCCGGTGAGCCCGACACCCGCCTGCGCTGGGTGGCCGCGGCCGTGGTGCTGGTCTTCGTGGTGTTCGCCGGAAGACTCGTGCAGCTGCAGGCTTTCGACGCCGACGAGCTCTCGGCCGAGGCCCTCCAGAACCGCTCCACCACCCGGTCGCTGCCCGCCCACCGCGGTGACATCGTCGACACCAACGGCAGCGTGCTCGCCACCACCATGGAACGCCGCAACATCACGGTCGACCAGACCCTGGTGCCCGAGTACCAGGCGAAGGCCAAGGTCCCGGAGGACGAGAAGGGTGTGATCGGCGCGTCGCGGGCCCTGGCCGACGTGCTCGACCTGCCGGTGAAGGACGTGGCCCAGCGCCTGGCCGGCAACAAGCGCTTCAACTACGTCACGAAGGACGTGGAACCCACCGTCTGGCGTGACGTCTCGGCCCTCAAGATCCCCGGCATCTTCAGCGAGCAGGCCAGCCGGCGCAACTACCCGGCCGGCACCGTCGCCGCGAACGTGCTCGGCTACATGAACACCGAGGGCGCCGCGGCCGGCATCGAGAAGTCCCAGGACTCGCTGCTCAGCGGCACCGACGGCACCGTCACCTACGAGCGCGGCAGCGGCGGCCAGCAGATCGCCACCGGCCTGACCACCCAGACCGACCCGGTCGACGGCAAGGACGTCCAGCTCACCATCGACCGGGACCTGCAGTGGAAGGCCCAGGACGCACTGGCCGCCACGGTCAAGGAGTTCGACGCCGCGTCGGCGACCCTGGTGGCGATGAACAAGAAGGGCGAGATCCTGGCCCTGGCCGAGGCGCCCACCTACAACGCCAACACACCGAACAAGGCCGATCCCGACAACCTCGGGAACCGGGCCCTGACGCAGGTTTTCGAGCCCGGCTCGACCAGCAAGGTGATCACCGCCGCGGCTGCGATCGAGGAGGGCGTGGTGAAGCCCTCCAGCAGGATCACCGTGCCCGGTCTGCTCGACCGCGGTGCCGCCGGGGTGATCCGCGACTCCGAGGCGCACGGCACCGAGAAGCTCACGTTCGCCGGGGTTCTCGCCAAGTCCTCGAACATCGGCACGGTCAAGGTCGGCGAGAAGATGTCGTCGCAGACCATGTACGACTACCTGACCAAGTTCGGCCTGGGCAGCAAGACCGGCGTCGGGCTGGCCGAGTCGGCCGGCATCCTCGGCACCCCCGACGAGTGGGACGGGCGCACCCGGCTCAACGTCATGTTCGGGCAGGGACTGTCGGTCACCGCGCTGCAGTCGGCCGACGTGTTCGCGACCATCGCCAACGACGGGGTGCGCGTGCAGCCCAAGCTGGTGAAGGCCGTCACCGGCGCCGACGGCAAGCTCGAGCCGGAGCCCGAGGGCAAGAAGACGCGCGTCGTCAGTGCCCGTACGGCCCGGCAGGTCCGGCTCATGATGGAGAGCGTGGTCGGCGAGGGGGGCACCGCCTCGAACCTGAAGATCCCCGGCTACCGGATCGCGGGCAAGACCGGAACCGCACAGGCCTACGACGACGAGTGCGGCTGTTACAGCGGGTACACGGCCAGTTTCGTGGGGATGGCCCCCGCCGACGACCCCGAACTGGTGGTGGCCGTGTTCGTGCAGCAGCCGAAGAAGGCGCACTACGGCGGCACCGTCGCCGGGCCGGTCTTCCAGCAGATCATGTCCTACGGCCTGACCTCCCTCGGGATCGAGCCGACGGGGACGAAGAAGCCCGACGTCGCCCTCGAGTGGTCCTGAGTGGCCTTCAAACTCGGATAGATTCACGACCGTGCCGGCCCCGTCGCGCGAACCCGCGCCCGCCCGTTCTCTCGCTGATGTCGCGAGCCTTCTCGGCACCACCGTGCCGGACACCGCGAGTGATGTCGTGATCACTGGTGTCTGCCTCGACTCCCGGGCCGTACGGCCCGGCGATCTGTACGCGGCACTGCCCGGAGCACGCACCCACGGCGCGAGATTCGCCGCCGGTGCCGCCGGGCTGGGCGCCGCCGCGGTGCTGACCGACCCCGAGGGGGCGGCGCTCGCCGCCGACGGCGCGTTACCCCTGGTGATCGTGCCGAACCCGCGTGAGGTGCTCGGCGACCTGGCCGCCTGGGTGTTCGGCCGCCCCGCCGAGAAGATGCTGACGTTCGGGGTCACCGGCACCAACGGCAAGACCACCACGACGTTCCTGCTCGACGGCGCGCTGCGCTCGGCCGGGCGGCCGTGCGGCCTGATCGGCACGGTGATGACGCGGATCCTCGACGAGCAGGTCGACAGCGTGCGCACCACCCCGGAGGCCCCCGACCTGGCCGCGCTGATGGCCACGATGGTGGCGCGGGGTGTCGAGGTCTGCTCGATGGAGGTCTCCAGCCACGCCATCACCCTCGGCCGGGTCGACGGCATCCGCTTCGACGTGGCCGGGTTCACCAACCTCAGCCAGGACCA
This genomic interval carries:
- a CDS encoding transglutaminase family protein codes for the protein MTNGSDERMAVTAAVAALVAALTLAPLIKGTTWLFAAAIMVLTVMVTGIVARQLARGWWPAVIGLQAVMLFLAIVVLFARGEIADPPGAVRLLADLVQAGLQTTQSQSPPVDADRGIVLLAAGGTGIVALAVDILATSFRQPALAGLPLLAMYCVPAALLDDGLPWYLFFAAAASFLLLLSADAGDRVRAWGRVLASAGQRDARPAGDTGLARGGRRVALAAVAVAVAVPAVVPGLDNQLLGGSGDGDGGNGGTVITRINPILDMRRDLNDPVDTELLAYTTTVSDPEPLRIVTDDEYDGKTWKPSGKKIPRSNNISEGMPQAPGLTSAVQTSDESSSIEIYRLRETYLPLPYPARSVTGLDGEWLYDPETLNVIGNKVDTTQVQYTVDFLNVTPTADQLAGATTPPDDIVEKYTQLPDDMPAVIEETARREAGNGNNYEKAVRLQEFFRTGGGFVYNTQAPESEGGDGSAQAIVDFLRQKEGYCVHYASTMAVMARQLGIPARVAVGFLPGTLQAENTRIISSRDAHAWPELYFNNVGWVRFEPTPRSGQAAPDWTLPDTGNDSSSPDDETSTTTAPDTSEDGASSTAEAEATQEQEQAAGAQSSGGLSVPWQPVLVLLVVLLGLALPRLAAGIAARHRWRQATTPPGLAAAAWDDLRLGLSDLGVRWAASWTPRAVRQRLNDDYELTPEQAEALDRLVEELEDAFYAPPTTEPGRGAAERRQDVALVVGAVAVQKSSRTRWQAKLWPASGITALTGLGAWITSRVRRRGAEGDDVPDTAATPGDEPGPADRSGRSGQSGRPGQSGRPGRRDKAGSGRS
- a CDS encoding peptidoglycan D,D-transpeptidase FtsI family protein, with the protein product MRGDAAQARQQPGRQPSGRPQPGRQQPGRQQPARQPAARKTEPARKTEPARKTEPARKTEPARKTEPARKTEPARRTGAARTGEPARKPAPRRGAGKPVPGNPTRTGASAKARQLAPRNPAARKPVGRKPVSRKPAPRKPVRKAARTLTRSALGPAVRTARTQARRRPGGRGPGGPGGPRRPLLGPPRAGEPDTRLRWVAAAVVLVFVVFAGRLVQLQAFDADELSAEALQNRSTTRSLPAHRGDIVDTNGSVLATTMERRNITVDQTLVPEYQAKAKVPEDEKGVIGASRALADVLDLPVKDVAQRLAGNKRFNYVTKDVEPTVWRDVSALKIPGIFSEQASRRNYPAGTVAANVLGYMNTEGAAAGIEKSQDSLLSGTDGTVTYERGSGGQQIATGLTTQTDPVDGKDVQLTIDRDLQWKAQDALAATVKEFDAASATLVAMNKKGEILALAEAPTYNANTPNKADPDNLGNRALTQVFEPGSTSKVITAAAAIEEGVVKPSSRITVPGLLDRGAAGVIRDSEAHGTEKLTFAGVLAKSSNIGTVKVGEKMSSQTMYDYLTKFGLGSKTGVGLAESAGILGTPDEWDGRTRLNVMFGQGLSVTALQSADVFATIANDGVRVQPKLVKAVTGADGKLEPEPEGKKTRVVSARTARQVRLMMESVVGEGGTASNLKIPGYRIAGKTGTAQAYDDECGCYSGYTASFVGMAPADDPELVVAVFVQQPKKAHYGGTVAGPVFQQIMSYGLTSLGIEPTGTKKPDVALEWS
- a CDS encoding DUF58 domain-containing protein, producing the protein MTSALSRARAALSGLTTRGRSFLSAGVASGICAVVLGRQDLLRIAVLLLVLPLACVYMLTRAHYRIGLTRTTTPPRVSVGSPMRVRLELQNLASLRTRVLLAEDRVPPALGAPPRFVLDRMPGGQRAAVTYSLTASMRGKYPIGPLRLRVTDPFGMCELTRSFTGNDHVVVVPRLHPLVPLTAGGTWGGSGDSLARAAAVSGEDDVATREYREGDDLRRVHWASTAKRGELMVRREEQPRQMRATVLLDTRARAHRGEGPSSSFEWAVSAAASIAVHFAEEKHGIRLVMDGSPAVWSNPHSGEASGELLERLAVVQTGDDDVLDEAIGVLHRAGAGGLVIAVLGDIDESTALRLGELGLAGRAGIAVLLDTPEWSPNAARGSVAGRQRLVALMREGGWAVVEAGPRQTISDVWSGAAGPALDGGAQVVPPATASASTNGHNGSPDGFGRFAS
- a CDS encoding AAA family ATPase; this translates as MAGPRELEYLAGVTGAIKSAIESVIEGKPEVVDLAVTVLLAEGHLLVEDVPGVGKTMLAKAMGRAVDCTVRRIQFTPDLLPSDVTGVSIYRQERHEFEFKPGAIFANIVVGDEINRASPKTQSALLECMEEHQVTVDGVTHRLESPFIVVATQNPVEMEGTFPLPEAQRDRFMARVSMGYPSANAELDMLGHHGEHDPLAGLRPACDANTVRSLIAVARAVYAADGIKEYVVNLVRATRSTPELRLGASPRSALHLLRASKARAAISGRGHVIPDDVQALAPLVLAHRLMPSAEAQLARRSPADVLTSILGQVPVPAPRVATSSNGSWPA
- a CDS encoding DUF3040 domain-containing protein; the protein is MPLSDNEQRLLEQMERALYAEDPKFASAMRGANRRPGAGRRLAIGGTGIVLGLVVLVFGVANNNIPVGVLGFVCMLGGTAYAVSSKRRGPVGVVNAAGTVRPPAKRNRNKGSFMQRMEQRWDRRRDER
- the mraZ gene encoding division/cell wall cluster transcriptional repressor MraZ, producing MFLGTHTPRLDDKGRLILPAKFREQLEEGVIVTRGQERCLYVFPVDEFSRISEQLRQAPVTSKQARDYLRVFLSGASDEAVDKQGRVTIPALLRTYAGLNRDCAVIGAGQRIEIWDLAAWESYLQEQEQAFAEQAEEVVPGLF
- the rsmH gene encoding 16S rRNA (cytosine(1402)-N(4))-methyltransferase RsmH, with the translated sequence MTSPDSRQARPADTAEAHERHITVMRDRCVELLAPALDKPGSVVVDATLGMGGHSEALLTACPQATLVGIDRDPQALELAGRRLAGFGDRVRLVHAVYDEIPEVLDELGLHRADGVMMDLGVSSLQLDEVERGFAYSVDAPLDMRMDQTTGTPASEILNTYSAGDLVRILRDYGEERFAKKIVSAIVREREVTPFTTSARLVDLVRDNVPAATRRTGGNPAKRTFQALRIEVNAELEVLQRAVPAAVDALAVGGRIAVLTFQSLEDRIVKRVFADQVRSTTPPGLPVELEGHSPRMRLLTRGAELPPESEMEQNPRAASAKLRAAERIREAHGGTTTRRRAGDRRARGGDAA